CTTATCCATTTACTACACTTAGTCCTTATTTAGGTTATGTGACATATAAAGAAGATGATTTTATCGTTGCTGATATTCCGGGCATTATTGAAGGGGCAAGCAGAGGAAAGGGATTGGGTTTAGAATTTTTGAAACATATTGAGCGGACAACATTTCTTCTATTGATTATTGATGCTTCTAATGGTTTTGAGGAGATAAAGAAAACATATAATATTCTGATTACAGAAATGAAAAATTACAGTGAAAAGTTGTCGCAAAAGAAAAGCTGTGTGGTTTTGAACAAAATGGATTTGGTAGAAGAGAAAAATATAGGGGATAGAATAAAAAGAGAGATACAGTGTGATGTTTTTTCCATAAGTGCATTAAAAAAATTGGGGATTGAACAAGTTTTAGGATGGATATACAGTCAAAGAAAATAGTTGTTAAGATAGGCAGTTCTGTTATCGTTCAAGAAGATAAGATAGATAGAAGGTGTTTGGCTAATTTAGTTGGGGATGTGGCATATTTAATAAAAGAAAAAGACAAAGATGTAGTTATTGTGTCCAGTGGTGCGGTAGCATGCGGTATTTTCTCTGTAGGCTCAAAAGAGGTGCCTGTAGATATAGTAAAAAGGCAGGCATTCGCTTCTATCGGCCAGGTGGAATTGATGAAGCTCTATCAGGAAATGTTTTATTCTTACAATTTGCATGTTTCACAGGTACTTATTACCGCTGATGATATATACAATCGCAGGAGATACCTTAATGCGAGAAATACAATATCTCTCCTATTGAATTGGAATATTGTTCCCATAGTGAATGAAAATGATACAGTGGTAATAAAGGAATTGAAATTTGGAGACAATGATAATCTTTCCTCATATATCACCGGTCTTATAGGAGCGGACACACTCATTGTTCTCACTGATGTAGATGGACTTTTTACGGCTGATCCTAAAAAGAAGAGTGCAAAGTTTTTGCCGCTTGTTGAGTTTTCACAGAAAGGAGAGATAGAAAAGTTTGCTTTCGGTTCTATGAGGTTTGGTTGCGGGGGAATGAAAAGTAAGATGGAGATGGCATTTAGAATGGCTGAAGAAGGTAAGATGACTGTCATTGCCAACGGTAAAAAAGAAAATATTCTAAGAAAGATATTGAACGGTGAAGCGAGATGTACGACCTTTGTTCCCAAACAGAATAATCTTACATCAAAAAAAGTATGGCTAAGAACTACATTACAAAAGGGAAAAATATTTATTGATGAAGGAGCAAGAGAGGCAGTTTGTGAGAAGGGGAAGAGTCTTCTTCCTTCTGGTATAGAAAAAATAGAAGGAATTTTTGAACGGGGAGACACAGTAGATGTTGTATATAATGGGAAGATTGTAGCCAAGGGTATAGCCAATTATAATTCTCAAGAGATAGAGATGATAAAAGGACTGCATTCAAAGAAGATTGAATCCGTCATTGGATATAAATATTCCGATGATGTTGTGCATAGAAATAATATGGTGCTTGTGGGAGAAGAAGATGCTTGAACAAATGGTAAGGGATATAGCGAAAAAAGCAAGAGAGGCAAGTTTTTACCTGGCAAATGTAAGCACAGAGAGAAAGAATGAGGCGTTGAATATTGCGGCTCAGCTTATTGATGAAAAGAGAAGAGAAATAAATGAGGCCAACAAAGAAGATGTAAAAGAGGCTGAACAAGAAGGTGTTTCCAAAG
Above is a window of Deltaproteobacteria bacterium DNA encoding:
- the proB gene encoding glutamate 5-kinase, yielding MDIQSKKIVVKIGSSVIVQEDKIDRRCLANLVGDVAYLIKEKDKDVVIVSSGAVACGIFSVGSKEVPVDIVKRQAFASIGQVELMKLYQEMFYSYNLHVSQVLITADDIYNRRRYLNARNTISLLLNWNIVPIVNENDTVVIKELKFGDNDNLSSYITGLIGADTLIVLTDVDGLFTADPKKKSAKFLPLVEFSQKGEIEKFAFGSMRFGCGGMKSKMEMAFRMAEEGKMTVIANGKKENILRKILNGEARCTTFVPKQNNLTSKKVWLRTTLQKGKIFIDEGAREAVCEKGKSLLPSGIEKIEGIFERGDTVDVVYNGKIVAKGIANYNSQEIEMIKGLHSKKIESVIGYKYSDDVVHRNNMVLVGEEDA